In the Paenibacillus pabuli genome, one interval contains:
- a CDS encoding ABC transporter substrate-binding protein, which translates to MFGNQSGRGGRNLYELLGLQAPKTVPSELMQGAYHEFSIELLSKYAGDYMVLTSRAQLEELRADPVWGSLPAIKNNKVYIWTEEESWFRDPIALLKQTQDLANWIIELNTEDNEGNSNKSYAWFPLRC; encoded by the coding sequence ATTTTTGGAAACCAGTCGGGACGAGGGGGGCGTAACTTATACGAACTGCTTGGGTTACAAGCACCTAAGACAGTTCCTTCTGAGTTGATGCAAGGGGCATATCATGAATTTTCCATCGAATTGCTCTCCAAATACGCCGGAGATTATATGGTTTTGACCAGCCGCGCACAGTTGGAAGAGCTTCGGGCAGACCCGGTATGGGGTTCATTGCCTGCGATCAAGAACAATAAGGTATACATATGGACGGAGGAAGAGTCATGGTTCCGTGATCCGATCGCGTTGCTCAAGCAGACACAGGATCTGGCTAACTGGATCATTGAGCTTAACACAGAGGACAACGAGGGTAATTCGAACAAGTCTTACGCATGGTTTCCACTTAGATGTTAA
- a CDS encoding sensor domain-containing protein, with protein MKEFLSEQSIEAFRSIINHNPDATFIVSNEGTIEEVNEGVTECLGFQKKEIMGSSYKDLFCEHQLELISQYFAEVLKGASCQYVAEAHHKNGDIVYLQIKQVPLFFEGKVNGIFGVAKNITEYRQLLKALKESEERYRLLADNSLDLIQLINLDGIVDYASPSHKMVLGFDPKEYMGKWVFYQPNGDVDDKFRTVFMSMLLLRKPFTYEIERQHEQGYPVWLEMKGTPMFDENGDFKNMMLVGRETTERKKHQVQLEQLSYHDALTGAPNRRYLNKILNDALSKGRTNVGQLAVMFADLDNFKQINDTLGHDAGDELLRQFVKRAGSCLQEHDVLARMGGDEFVFVLPEIKSSSEVSLMAGNILEALQLPWVLGGEELYTTSSIGIAFYEEKDTVKELLQKADAALYLAKAEGKNTYRTYSFRDSSLS; from the coding sequence ATGAAAGAATTTTTGAGCGAGCAGTCCATTGAGGCATTTAGATCGATCATTAATCACAATCCAGATGCCACCTTTATTGTATCCAATGAAGGAACGATCGAAGAAGTAAATGAAGGGGTTACGGAGTGTTTAGGATTTCAAAAGAAAGAAATCATGGGTTCATCCTACAAAGATCTATTTTGTGAGCATCAGCTTGAGTTGATCAGCCAGTATTTTGCTGAGGTTTTAAAAGGAGCATCCTGTCAATATGTTGCCGAAGCACACCATAAAAATGGAGATATTGTTTACTTGCAAATTAAGCAAGTTCCTTTGTTTTTTGAAGGGAAGGTCAATGGTATTTTTGGAGTGGCTAAGAACATTACGGAGTACAGGCAGTTGCTTAAGGCTTTGAAAGAAAGTGAAGAGCGCTATCGATTGTTAGCCGATAACTCACTAGACTTAATCCAGTTGATCAATCTGGATGGTATTGTGGACTATGCCTCTCCTTCTCATAAAATGGTGCTTGGTTTCGATCCAAAAGAATATATGGGTAAATGGGTATTCTACCAACCCAATGGAGATGTGGACGACAAGTTTCGTACAGTATTTATGAGCATGTTGCTTTTACGAAAGCCCTTTACCTATGAAATAGAGCGGCAGCATGAACAAGGCTATCCCGTATGGCTCGAGATGAAAGGAACACCCATGTTCGACGAGAACGGTGATTTTAAAAACATGATGCTCGTCGGAAGGGAAACTACGGAGCGGAAAAAGCACCAAGTTCAACTGGAACAATTAAGTTATCATGATGCACTTACCGGTGCCCCAAACCGGAGATATCTCAATAAAATATTGAATGATGCTTTAAGTAAAGGAAGGACAAACGTTGGTCAACTAGCTGTCATGTTTGCGGATCTGGACAATTTTAAACAGATCAATGATACATTAGGGCATGATGCAGGTGATGAATTACTTCGTCAATTTGTGAAAAGGGCAGGATCTTGTCTTCAAGAACACGATGTTTTAGCCAGAATGGGGGGTGACGAATTTGTCTTTGTACTTCCAGAGATCAAGTCTTCCTCAGAAGTAAGCCTTATGGCTGGAAATATCTTAGAAGCGTTACAGCTTCCTTGGGTATTAGGTGGGGAGGAGCTCTACACGACTTCCAGTATTGGCATTGCCTTTTATGAGGAAAAGGATACAGTAAAAGAACTGCTCCAAAAAGCGGATGCAGCACTTTATCTTGCCAAAGCAGAAGGGAAAAATACATATCGTACTTACTCCTTCCGTGACTCGTCACTATCCTGA
- a CDS encoding N-acetylmuramoyl-L-alanine amidase family protein has translation MKKSILMLLFSALLLFLIPMHTHAASNQTKIILDGQELSLPDDVEVVNVRNNIMIPIRVVAENLKFNVKWDQETQNVNIQQGSNALQLTVGKEQAKVQNNTVKLNIAPQMIKNTVVVPIRFVSEEMGLRVGWSNKDKIVTLTSSTSLPSTPANGSDEITNLVHDINYANNQLVVSLDHEVTPIITTLKNPERIILDFPSTNFGNMGQVPSGGAIGKLDTSDFPNVTEVRYSLFKNDPAQVRIVIELNNVNSVNYTPQTIAGKFILDLSMVNDPAPPTPVNSGKKIVVIDPGHGGSDPGTISFTKKPEKHFALALGLKVQALLEKEPDIELIMTRETDIYPTRSERVKLANDLKADVFVSIHGNSVTSAPQVSGTETFYYQRESSKELANIIHKKLIKALGFKDRGVKNGNYQVIRETTMSAVLLEIGFLSNKLEEEAMMSETNQNKAAQAIVDGIKEYLKL, from the coding sequence ATGAAGAAATCTATACTTATGTTATTGTTTAGTGCACTGCTACTCTTTCTGATTCCCATGCATACTCACGCTGCTTCAAATCAGACCAAAATTATCTTAGATGGTCAGGAACTAAGTTTACCGGATGATGTTGAAGTTGTTAATGTACGAAACAACATCATGATTCCAATTCGAGTAGTGGCAGAAAATTTAAAATTCAATGTGAAATGGGATCAAGAAACACAAAATGTCAATATCCAACAAGGTTCTAATGCCCTTCAACTGACCGTTGGAAAAGAGCAGGCTAAAGTCCAGAACAATACCGTGAAGCTTAACATTGCTCCACAGATGATCAAGAATACGGTTGTCGTTCCCATTCGTTTTGTTAGTGAAGAGATGGGTCTGAGAGTTGGCTGGAGTAACAAAGACAAGATTGTTACTCTAACTAGTAGTACATCACTCCCATCTACGCCCGCTAATGGCAGTGATGAAATTACCAACCTGGTTCATGATATAAACTATGCCAATAATCAACTTGTCGTTTCATTAGACCATGAGGTTACTCCAATCATAACAACACTAAAAAATCCTGAACGAATTATCTTGGATTTCCCTTCTACCAACTTCGGTAATATGGGACAAGTACCCTCTGGAGGAGCCATCGGAAAGTTGGATACGAGCGACTTTCCAAATGTTACTGAGGTACGCTATTCTCTTTTCAAAAATGATCCTGCTCAAGTTCGTATCGTGATTGAATTAAACAATGTAAATTCGGTTAATTATACTCCACAAACCATCGCCGGCAAATTCATTCTTGATTTGAGTATGGTAAACGATCCTGCACCTCCGACTCCTGTCAACAGTGGCAAAAAAATAGTCGTTATTGATCCAGGGCATGGAGGAAGTGATCCAGGTACAATAAGCTTCACCAAAAAACCTGAGAAGCATTTTGCCCTTGCTTTAGGCCTTAAAGTACAGGCACTTTTAGAAAAGGAACCTGATATAGAATTAATTATGACTCGTGAGACGGATATCTACCCTACACGATCGGAACGTGTGAAGCTTGCAAACGATCTTAAGGCAGATGTGTTTGTATCTATACACGGTAACAGCGTCACCTCTGCTCCTCAAGTATCAGGAACTGAAACGTTTTATTACCAACGTGAAAGTAGTAAAGAACTAGCAAACATCATTCACAAGAAATTGATCAAAGCCTTGGGATTTAAAGACCGTGGCGTAAAGAACGGAAACTACCAGGTTATCCGAGAAACAACAATGTCTGCGGTTCTCTTAGAAATCGGATTTTTAAGTAACAAGCTTGAGGAAGAGGCCATGATGTCTGAAACCAATCAAAACAAAGCTGCACAAGCCATTGTGGATGGTATCAAAGAGTATCTGAAGTTATAG
- a CDS encoding GerMN domain-containing protein, which yields MKKGIYLAIAICSISLLAIGCGSKPTSSGPVQGSAPENTAPVTTTSQKEENEETQEIGVFYADDQLLQLEQRKIEIAFEEDSEKYSKTYEALQSSDQTELIPLWKNIDLLSAEFDQGELTLDVHIPDEARLGSGGELLAIDALKETFFQFDEVTSIDLLVDGNATESLMGHVELENPLTRK from the coding sequence ATGAAAAAAGGAATCTATCTAGCTATTGCTATTTGTTCCATAAGCTTACTAGCGATAGGTTGTGGTAGCAAACCTACTTCTTCTGGTCCAGTGCAGGGTTCTGCTCCTGAAAATACTGCACCAGTGACAACAACTAGTCAGAAAGAGGAGAACGAAGAAACTCAAGAAATTGGTGTTTTTTATGCCGACGATCAACTATTACAACTTGAACAACGTAAGATAGAGATTGCATTCGAAGAGGACTCCGAAAAATATAGTAAGACGTACGAAGCCCTTCAAAGTAGCGATCAAACCGAACTGATTCCTTTATGGAAAAATATTGATTTACTATCAGCTGAATTTGATCAAGGAGAATTGACATTAGATGTGCATATTCCGGATGAAGCAAGGTTAGGATCTGGAGGCGAACTTTTAGCTATCGATGCTTTGAAAGAAACATTCTTTCAGTTTGATGAAGTTACAAGTATCGATCTGCTTGTTGACGGAAATGCAACTGAGAGTTTAATGGGCCATGTGGAATTAGAAAATCCACTAACCCGTAAATAA